In Panthera leo isolate Ple1 chromosome B3, P.leo_Ple1_pat1.1, whole genome shotgun sequence, a single genomic region encodes these proteins:
- the LOC122221598 gene encoding tubulin polyglutamylase TTLL13-like isoform X5, whose protein sequence is MEPDTCKTSESEEDYIEEEDSGEECVKEEATIPSNSSQQELPKADYKEFGDGVPLSVVAKKIPKKIIAPTDSDDLEVRRRKRRRKHRPLAINLTNCKYESVRRAAQMCGLKEVGEDEEWTVYWTDCSVSLERVMDMKRFQKINHFPGMTEICRKDLLARNLNRMQKLYPTEYNIFPRTWCLPADYGDFQSYGRQRKTRTYICKPDSGCQGRGIFITRSPREIKPGEHMICQQYISKPFLIDGFKFDMRIYVLITSCDPLRIFMYEEGLARFATMPYAEPNNSNLDDVCMHLTNYAINKHNENFVRDDAAGSKRKLSTLNAWLREHGYDPRELWGHIEDIIVKTIVSAHSVLRHNYRTCFPHYLNGGTCACFEILGFDILLDHKLKPWLLEVNHSPSFTTDSHLDREVKDALLWDAMTLVNLRGCDKRKVIEEDKRRVKERLFQCHQRHQQPREARREQTELSHAAILDQERHEDSHLGGYRRIYPGPNTDKYAPFFKHNGSLFQETAASKAREECARQQLEEIRLKQEQQETSGSKRRKESRDQNQGESAGEKSRCRAGLRGLPAHLAYRNWNREKELLPVHVDTMHPQEIVEEEELERMKALLQRENLIRSLGIIEQLSHMLHPSHWGHRRLHEYRISPGRAGQSRTAISQELQLDKRSSSQRPLFVVNESTGKALFSQCQSQAQ, encoded by the exons ATGGAGCCAGATACCTGTAAGACCAGTGAATCAGAGGAAGACTACATTGAAGAAGAGGACTCTGGGGAGGAGTGTGTTAAAGAGGAAGCTACCATCCCCTCGAACTCTTCTCAGCAGGAACTTCCAAAGGCTGACTATAAGGAATTTGGGGATGGAGTTCCCTTATCTGTTGTAGCCAAGAAGATTCCAAAGAAAATCATAGCCCCAACTGACTCAGATGACTTAGAAGttaggaggagaaagagaaggcgGAAACACAG ACCCCTGGCCATCAACCTGACCAACTGCAAGTACGAGAGCG TGCGTCGGGCAGCTCAAATGTGTGGCCTAAAGGAGGTTGGGGAGGATGAAGAGTGGACTGTGTACTGGACGGACTGCTCTGTCTCACTTGAACGAGTCATGGACATGAAGAGGTTTCAG AAAATCAACCACTTCCCTGGCATGACGGAAATCTGCCGCAAAGATCTGCTGGCTCGGAACCTCAACCGCATGCAGAAACTCTATCCCACGGAGTACAACATCTTCCCCCGCACCTGGTGCCTCCCTGCAGA CTACGGGGACTTCCAGTCCTACGGTCGTCAGCGAAAAACCCGCACTTACATCTGCAAGCCGGACAGCGGCTGTCAGGGACGCGGCATCTTCATCACCCGAAGTCCCCGGGAGATCAAGCCAGGAGAGCACATGATCTGCCAGCAGTACATCTCCAAG CCCTTCCTCATTGACGGCTTCAAGTTCGATATGCGAATCTATGTCCTCATCACCTCCTGCGACCCTCTTCGGATTTTCATGTACGAGGAGGGCCTGGCCCGCTTTGCCACGATGCCCTACGCGGAGCCCAACAACAGCAACCTG GATGATGTCTGCATGCATCTGACCAACTATGCCATCAACAAACACAACGAGAACTTTGTCCGAGACGACGCTGCGGGCAGTAAAAG GAAGCTGTCGACGCTCAATGCCTGGCTGCGAGAACACGGCTACGACCCCCGAGAGCTGTGGGGGCACATCGAGGACATCATCGTCAAAACCATCGTCTCAGCCCATTCTGTTCTTCGCCACAACTACCGAACCTGTTTCCCCCACTATCTGAACGGAGGTACATGTGCCTGTTTTGAGATCCTTGGTTTTGACATCTTGCTGGACCACAAGCTGAAACCCTGGCTGCTGGAG GTAAACCACTCCCCGAGCTTCACCACTGACTCCCACCTTGATCGCGAAGTGAAGGACGCACTTCTGTGGGATGCCATGACCCTTGTCAACCTCCGGGGCTGTGACAAAAGGAAGGTGATAGAGGAGGACAAGCGGCGAGTCAAGGAGCGGCTTTTCCAGTGCCACCAGCGCCACCAGCAGCCACGAGAAGCCAG GCGAGAACAAACTGAACTGTCGCACGCAGCGATACTGGACCAGGAGCGCCATGAGGACTCCCACCTCGGGGGGTACCGGCGGATCTATCCCGGGCCTAACACGGACAAGTACGCACCCTTCTTCAAGCACAACGGCTCCCTCTTCCAGGAGACTGCTGCTTCCAAGGCTAGAGAGGAGTGTGCCAG ACAGCAACTGGAAGAGATCCGCCTTAAGCAGGAACAGCAGGAGACCTCAGGAAGTAAGAGGCGGAAGGAGAGCCGGGACCAGAACCAGGGTGAATCAGCGGGAGAGAAGAGCCGATGCAGGGCCGGGCTCCGGGGACTTCCCGCCCACTTGGCTTACAGGAACTGGAACCGGGAGAAAGAG CTGCTCCCCGTACACGTGGATACCATGCATCCTCAAGAAATCGTGGAAGAGGAGGAGCTGGAGCGGATGAAGGCCCTGCTACAAAGGGAGAATCTCATCCGAAGCCTCGGTATCATAGAGCAACTCAGCCACATGCTGCACCCCAGCCACTGGGGCCACAGAAGGCTTCACGAGTATCGG ATTTCACCAGGACGGGCTGGGCAATCAAGAACTGCAATCT CCCAAGAACTTCAGCTGGATAAGAGATCGAGCAGCCAACGGCCCCTCTTCGTTGTCAATGAAAGCACCGGGAAGGCACTGTTTTCCCAGTGCCAGAGTCAGGCTCAGTAG
- the LOC122221598 gene encoding tubulin polyglutamylase TTLL13-like isoform X3 yields MEPDTCKTSESEEDYIEEEDSGEECVKEEATIPSNSSQQELPKADYKEFGDGVPLSVVAKKIPKKIIAPTDSDDLEVRRRKRRRKHRPLAINLTNCKYESVRRAAQMCGLKEVGEDEEWTVYWTDCSVSLERVMDMKRFQKINHFPGMTEICRKDLLARNLNRMQKLYPTEYNIFPRTWCLPADYGDFQSYGRQRKTRTYICKPDSGCQGRGIFITRSPREIKPGEHMICQQYISKPFLIDGFKFDMRIYVLITSCDPLRIFMYEEGLARFATMPYAEPNNSNLDDVCMHLTNYAINKHNENFVRDDAAGSKRKLSTLNAWLREHGYDPRELWGHIEDIIVKTIVSAHSVLRHNYRTCFPHYLNGGTCACFEILGFDILLDHKLKPWLLEVNHSPSFTTDSHLDREVKDALLWDAMTLVNLRGCDKRKVIEEDKRRVKERLFQCHQRHQQPREARREQTELSHAAILDQERHEDSHLGGYRRIYPGPNTDKYAPFFKHNGSLFQETAASKAREECARQQLEEIRLKQEQQETSGSKRRKESRDQNQGESAGEKSRCRAGLRGLPAHLAYRNWNREKELLPVHVDTMHPQEIVEEEELERMKALLQRENLIRSLGIIEQLSHMLHPSHWGHRRLHEYRISPGRAGQSRTAICESGPTGPPERGHQRAGPSSLPASSSAPRIDPQDLRATAKHECCNSTSFLVPSTAQELQLDKRSSSQRPLFVVNESTGKALFSQCQSQAQ; encoded by the exons ATGGAGCCAGATACCTGTAAGACCAGTGAATCAGAGGAAGACTACATTGAAGAAGAGGACTCTGGGGAGGAGTGTGTTAAAGAGGAAGCTACCATCCCCTCGAACTCTTCTCAGCAGGAACTTCCAAAGGCTGACTATAAGGAATTTGGGGATGGAGTTCCCTTATCTGTTGTAGCCAAGAAGATTCCAAAGAAAATCATAGCCCCAACTGACTCAGATGACTTAGAAGttaggaggagaaagagaaggcgGAAACACAG ACCCCTGGCCATCAACCTGACCAACTGCAAGTACGAGAGCG TGCGTCGGGCAGCTCAAATGTGTGGCCTAAAGGAGGTTGGGGAGGATGAAGAGTGGACTGTGTACTGGACGGACTGCTCTGTCTCACTTGAACGAGTCATGGACATGAAGAGGTTTCAG AAAATCAACCACTTCCCTGGCATGACGGAAATCTGCCGCAAAGATCTGCTGGCTCGGAACCTCAACCGCATGCAGAAACTCTATCCCACGGAGTACAACATCTTCCCCCGCACCTGGTGCCTCCCTGCAGA CTACGGGGACTTCCAGTCCTACGGTCGTCAGCGAAAAACCCGCACTTACATCTGCAAGCCGGACAGCGGCTGTCAGGGACGCGGCATCTTCATCACCCGAAGTCCCCGGGAGATCAAGCCAGGAGAGCACATGATCTGCCAGCAGTACATCTCCAAG CCCTTCCTCATTGACGGCTTCAAGTTCGATATGCGAATCTATGTCCTCATCACCTCCTGCGACCCTCTTCGGATTTTCATGTACGAGGAGGGCCTGGCCCGCTTTGCCACGATGCCCTACGCGGAGCCCAACAACAGCAACCTG GATGATGTCTGCATGCATCTGACCAACTATGCCATCAACAAACACAACGAGAACTTTGTCCGAGACGACGCTGCGGGCAGTAAAAG GAAGCTGTCGACGCTCAATGCCTGGCTGCGAGAACACGGCTACGACCCCCGAGAGCTGTGGGGGCACATCGAGGACATCATCGTCAAAACCATCGTCTCAGCCCATTCTGTTCTTCGCCACAACTACCGAACCTGTTTCCCCCACTATCTGAACGGAGGTACATGTGCCTGTTTTGAGATCCTTGGTTTTGACATCTTGCTGGACCACAAGCTGAAACCCTGGCTGCTGGAG GTAAACCACTCCCCGAGCTTCACCACTGACTCCCACCTTGATCGCGAAGTGAAGGACGCACTTCTGTGGGATGCCATGACCCTTGTCAACCTCCGGGGCTGTGACAAAAGGAAGGTGATAGAGGAGGACAAGCGGCGAGTCAAGGAGCGGCTTTTCCAGTGCCACCAGCGCCACCAGCAGCCACGAGAAGCCAG GCGAGAACAAACTGAACTGTCGCACGCAGCGATACTGGACCAGGAGCGCCATGAGGACTCCCACCTCGGGGGGTACCGGCGGATCTATCCCGGGCCTAACACGGACAAGTACGCACCCTTCTTCAAGCACAACGGCTCCCTCTTCCAGGAGACTGCTGCTTCCAAGGCTAGAGAGGAGTGTGCCAG ACAGCAACTGGAAGAGATCCGCCTTAAGCAGGAACAGCAGGAGACCTCAGGAAGTAAGAGGCGGAAGGAGAGCCGGGACCAGAACCAGGGTGAATCAGCGGGAGAGAAGAGCCGATGCAGGGCCGGGCTCCGGGGACTTCCCGCCCACTTGGCTTACAGGAACTGGAACCGGGAGAAAGAG CTGCTCCCCGTACACGTGGATACCATGCATCCTCAAGAAATCGTGGAAGAGGAGGAGCTGGAGCGGATGAAGGCCCTGCTACAAAGGGAGAATCTCATCCGAAGCCTCGGTATCATAGAGCAACTCAGCCACATGCTGCACCCCAGCCACTGGGGCCACAGAAGGCTTCACGAGTATCGG ATTTCACCAGGACGGGCTGGGCAATCAAGAACTGCAATCTGTGAGTCTGGTCCCACTGGTCCTCCTGAGAGGGGCCACCAAAGAGCAGGGCCCTCCTCACTTCCTGCATCCAGTTCGGCCCCACGAATTGATCCCCAAGATCTTAGGGCCACAGCCAAGCATGAATGCTGCAATTCCACATCATTCCTGGTGCCATCTACAGCCCAAGAACTTCAGCTGGATAAGAGATCGAGCAGCCAACGGCCCCTCTTCGTTGTCAATGAAAGCACCGGGAAGGCACTGTTTTCCCAGTGCCAGAGTCAGGCTCAGTAG
- the LOC122221598 gene encoding tubulin polyglutamylase TTLL13-like isoform X6: MEPDTCKTSESEEDYIEEEDSGEECVKEEATIPSNSSQQELPKADYKEFGDGVPLSVVAKKIPKKIIAPTDSDDLEVRRRKRRRKHRPLAINLTNCKYESVRRAAQMCGLKEVGEDEEWTVYWTDCSVSLERVMDMKRFQKINHFPGMTEICRKDLLARNLNRMQKLYPTEYNIFPRTWCLPADYGDFQSYGRQRKTRTYICKPDSGCQGRGIFITRSPREIKPGEHMICQQYISKPFLIDGFKFDMRIYVLITSCDPLRIFMYEEGLARFATMPYAEPNNSNLDDVCMHLTNYAINKHNENFVRDDAAGSKRKLSTLNAWLREHGYDPRELWGHIEDIIVKTIVSAHSVLRHNYRTCFPHYLNGGTCACFEILGFDILLDHKLKPWLLEVNHSPSFTTDSHLDREVKDALLWDAMTLVNLRGCDKRKVIEEDKRRVKERLFQCHQRHQQPREARREQTELSHAAILDQERHEDSHLGGYRRIYPGPNTDKYAPFFKHNGSLFQETAASKAREECARQQLEEIRLKQEQQETSGSKRRKESRDQNQGESAGEKSRCRAGLRGLPAHLAYRNWNREKELLPVHVDTMHPQEIVEEEELERMKALLQRENLIRSLGIIEQLSHMLHPSHWGHRRLHEYRSIQPHKKCGKGLLFSSSLDFTRTGWAIKNCNLPRTSAG, from the exons ATGGAGCCAGATACCTGTAAGACCAGTGAATCAGAGGAAGACTACATTGAAGAAGAGGACTCTGGGGAGGAGTGTGTTAAAGAGGAAGCTACCATCCCCTCGAACTCTTCTCAGCAGGAACTTCCAAAGGCTGACTATAAGGAATTTGGGGATGGAGTTCCCTTATCTGTTGTAGCCAAGAAGATTCCAAAGAAAATCATAGCCCCAACTGACTCAGATGACTTAGAAGttaggaggagaaagagaaggcgGAAACACAG ACCCCTGGCCATCAACCTGACCAACTGCAAGTACGAGAGCG TGCGTCGGGCAGCTCAAATGTGTGGCCTAAAGGAGGTTGGGGAGGATGAAGAGTGGACTGTGTACTGGACGGACTGCTCTGTCTCACTTGAACGAGTCATGGACATGAAGAGGTTTCAG AAAATCAACCACTTCCCTGGCATGACGGAAATCTGCCGCAAAGATCTGCTGGCTCGGAACCTCAACCGCATGCAGAAACTCTATCCCACGGAGTACAACATCTTCCCCCGCACCTGGTGCCTCCCTGCAGA CTACGGGGACTTCCAGTCCTACGGTCGTCAGCGAAAAACCCGCACTTACATCTGCAAGCCGGACAGCGGCTGTCAGGGACGCGGCATCTTCATCACCCGAAGTCCCCGGGAGATCAAGCCAGGAGAGCACATGATCTGCCAGCAGTACATCTCCAAG CCCTTCCTCATTGACGGCTTCAAGTTCGATATGCGAATCTATGTCCTCATCACCTCCTGCGACCCTCTTCGGATTTTCATGTACGAGGAGGGCCTGGCCCGCTTTGCCACGATGCCCTACGCGGAGCCCAACAACAGCAACCTG GATGATGTCTGCATGCATCTGACCAACTATGCCATCAACAAACACAACGAGAACTTTGTCCGAGACGACGCTGCGGGCAGTAAAAG GAAGCTGTCGACGCTCAATGCCTGGCTGCGAGAACACGGCTACGACCCCCGAGAGCTGTGGGGGCACATCGAGGACATCATCGTCAAAACCATCGTCTCAGCCCATTCTGTTCTTCGCCACAACTACCGAACCTGTTTCCCCCACTATCTGAACGGAGGTACATGTGCCTGTTTTGAGATCCTTGGTTTTGACATCTTGCTGGACCACAAGCTGAAACCCTGGCTGCTGGAG GTAAACCACTCCCCGAGCTTCACCACTGACTCCCACCTTGATCGCGAAGTGAAGGACGCACTTCTGTGGGATGCCATGACCCTTGTCAACCTCCGGGGCTGTGACAAAAGGAAGGTGATAGAGGAGGACAAGCGGCGAGTCAAGGAGCGGCTTTTCCAGTGCCACCAGCGCCACCAGCAGCCACGAGAAGCCAG GCGAGAACAAACTGAACTGTCGCACGCAGCGATACTGGACCAGGAGCGCCATGAGGACTCCCACCTCGGGGGGTACCGGCGGATCTATCCCGGGCCTAACACGGACAAGTACGCACCCTTCTTCAAGCACAACGGCTCCCTCTTCCAGGAGACTGCTGCTTCCAAGGCTAGAGAGGAGTGTGCCAG ACAGCAACTGGAAGAGATCCGCCTTAAGCAGGAACAGCAGGAGACCTCAGGAAGTAAGAGGCGGAAGGAGAGCCGGGACCAGAACCAGGGTGAATCAGCGGGAGAGAAGAGCCGATGCAGGGCCGGGCTCCGGGGACTTCCCGCCCACTTGGCTTACAGGAACTGGAACCGGGAGAAAGAG CTGCTCCCCGTACACGTGGATACCATGCATCCTCAAGAAATCGTGGAAGAGGAGGAGCTGGAGCGGATGAAGGCCCTGCTACAAAGGGAGAATCTCATCCGAAGCCTCGGTATCATAGAGCAACTCAGCCACATGCTGCACCCCAGCCACTGGGGCCACAGAAGGCTTCACGAGTATCGG TCCATCCAGCCTCACAAGAAGTGTGGTAAGGGGTTGCTCTTCTCCTCTAGCCTAGATTTCACCAGGACGGGCTGGGCAATCAAGAACTGCAATCT CCCAAGAACTTCAGCTGGATAA